The following coding sequences are from one Triticum dicoccoides isolate Atlit2015 ecotype Zavitan chromosome 4A, WEW_v2.0, whole genome shotgun sequence window:
- the LOC119288924 gene encoding uncharacterized protein LOC119288924, with protein MTIDQDIALTCAPSSLFLPSPSSSALIPLSLLLLLPQGPEDLCPDAMDGGRRSLIPASCGLAKPQAAPDLEGITAAAPSSRPPRASPAPFLSKAAVVALVRRDQFACIASVATPTSPHCSVCTAHSRRLPPPPLPRIWPVPMAPRPAKSSVASLLRAIASPMSRRGRKHTAPVDRNAQPELPGSIRSPLTASVGWVLAVPSPAAFPPTNWPSPCSSR; from the exons ATGACCATTGACCAGGACATCGCCCTCACCTGTGCCCCCTCTTCTCTTttcctgccttctccttcctcctctgctcTAATCCCTCTCTCTCTACTTCTCTTGCTTCCGCAGGGACCAGAGGATCTCTGCCCCGACGCCATGGACGGGGGTCGCCGCTCCCTAATTCCGGCCTCGTGCGGGCTTGCCAAGCCCCAAGCCGCGCCGGATCTGGAGGGGATCACCGCCGCCGCGCCTTCTTCCCGACCCCCACGAGCTTCTCCGGCCCCATTCCTGTCGAAGGCCGCTGTTGTCGCTCTGGTTCGGCGTGACCAGTTTGCCTGCATCGCCTCTGTTGCTACGCCTACATCGCCCCATTGTAGCGTCTGCACTGCTCATAGTCGTCGCCTTCCACCGCCACCCTTGCCTCGAATCTGGCCAGTTCCCATGGCCCCTCGCCCCGCCAAGTCCTCTGTTGCTTCTCTACTACGCGCCATTGCCTCCCCTATGTCCAGACGAGGACGAAAACACACCGCTCCCGTTGACCGCAACGCACAGCCCGAGCTCCCTGGCTCGATCCGGTCCCCGTTGACCGCGAGCGTCGGCTGGGTCTTAGCCGTGCCAAGCCCGGCGGCCTTCCCTCCAACTAATTGGCCAAGCCCATG ttcttctcggtaa